A single genomic interval of Helianthus annuus cultivar XRQ/B chromosome 13, HanXRQr2.0-SUNRISE, whole genome shotgun sequence harbors:
- the LOC110897292 gene encoding tubulin beta chain, with product MREILHIQGGQCGNQIGAKFWEVICTEHAIDHTGRHTGSNSDLQLERINVYFNEASGGRYVPRAVLMDLEPGTMDSIRSGPYGQIFRPDNFVFGQSGAGNNWAKGHYTEGAELIDSVLDVVRKEAENCDSLQGFQVCHSLGGGTGSGMGTLLISKIREEYPDRMMLTFSVFPSPKVSDTVVEPYNATLSVHQLVENADECMVLDNEALYDICFRTLKLSNPSFGDLNHLISATMSGVTCSLRFPGQLNSDLRKLAVNLIPFPRLHFFMVGFAPLTSRGSQHYTSLTVPELTQQMWDSKNMMCAADPRHGRYLTASAMFRGKMSTKEVDEQMINVQNKNSSYFVEWIPNNVKSSVCDIPPTGLSMASTFVGNSTSIQEMFRRVSEQFTAMFRRKAFLHWYTGEGMDEMEFTEAESNMNDLVSEYQQYQDATADEEYDEEGEEEEEEGQYEG from the exons ATGAGAGAAATCTTACACATTCAAGGAGGCCAATGCGGCAACCAAATCGGCGCCAAGTTCTGGGAAGTCATCTGCACCGAACACGCCATCGACCACACCGGCCGCCACACCGGATCCAACTCCGATCTTCAACTCGAACGTATCAACGTCTATTTCAATGAAGCTTCCGGTGGCCGCTATGTCCCTCGTGCCGTTCTCATGGATCTGGAGCCTGGTACCATGGACAGCATTAGATCTGGTCCCTATGGTCAGATCTTTCGACCCGATAACTTCGTCTTCGGTCAGTCCGGTGCTGGGAACAACTGGGCTAAAGGCCATTATACTGAAGGTGCTGAGTTGATTGACTCAGTTCTTGATGTTGTCAGGAAAGAAGCTGAGAATTGTGATTCTTTGCAAG gtTTTCAAGTGTGTCATTCACTTGGAGGCGGTACCGGTTCTGGTATGGGGACGCTCTTGATCTCGAAAATAAGAGAAGAATACCCTGATCGAATGATGCTTACATTCTCGGTTTTCCCTTCGCCGAAAGTCTCTGATACGGTTGTTGAACCCTACAACGCCACACTCTCCGTCCACCAATTGGTCGAAAACGCCGATGAATGTATGGTTCTTGACAATGAAGCACTCTATGACATATGTTTCAGAACCTTAAAACTCAGCAATCCAAGCT TTGGTGATTTGAACCACTTGATATCTGCAACCATGAGTGGTGTAACATGCTCTTTAAGGTTTCCGGGTCAATTAAATTCTGATCTCAGGAAGCTAGCAGTGAATTTGATTCCATTCCCAAGACTACATTTCTTCATGGTCGGTTTCGCCCCTCTGACGTCTCGTGGGTCCCAGCACTACACGTCGTTGACGGTCCCAGAACTGACTCAACAAATGTGGGACTCGAAAAACATGATGTGCGCAGCGGACCCACGCCACGGGCGTTACCTTACGGCTTCCGCCATGTTTAGAGGCAAAATGAGCACTAAAGAGGTTGATGAACAAATGATCAATGTGCAAAACAAGAACTCGTCTTACTTTGTCGAATGGATTCCAAACAACGTTAAATCTAGCGTTTGTGACATCCCACCAACGGGCCTCTCAATGGCGTCCACATTCGTTGGAAACTCTACTTCGATTCAAGAAATGTTTAGACGAGTGAGCGAGCAGTTTACGGCTATGTTTAGGCGCAAAGCTTTCTTGCATTGGTATACCGGCGAAGGAATGGACGAGATGGAGTTTACCGAAGCCGAGAGTAACATGAATGATTTGGTGTCTGAATATCAACAATATCAAGATGCTACAGCGGATGAAGAATATGATGAAGAGGGtgaggaggaggaggaagaggGGCAATAtgaagggtaa